The Caulifigura coniformis genome includes a region encoding these proteins:
- a CDS encoding MerR family transcriptional regulator, which yields MKATQTDSKERPPASLTIGRLARAAGVGVETVRFYERQGLLAEPERRSSGYRNYGEAAIARLQFIRRAKELGFTLSEIKSLLELRRDPSSTAADVRRQARQKIEEIDEKVRSLQQIRAALMRLVDECHGHGPLSECPIVDAMEHGPGTTVATKGKKS from the coding sequence ATGAAAGCGACTCAGACAGATTCGAAAGAACGCCCGCCGGCGTCATTGACGATCGGCCGCCTGGCGAGGGCTGCCGGCGTCGGAGTGGAGACAGTCCGCTTTTACGAACGCCAAGGATTGCTCGCCGAGCCAGAGCGTCGCAGCTCTGGGTATCGAAACTACGGGGAAGCTGCGATCGCGAGGTTGCAGTTCATCCGACGTGCAAAAGAGCTCGGCTTCACGCTGAGCGAAATCAAGTCCCTTCTGGAATTGCGTCGCGATCCCAGTTCAACGGCCGCAGATGTTCGGAGGCAGGCGCGGCAAAAGATCGAAGAGATCGACGAGAAGGTGCGCAGCCTGCAGCAGATCCGGGCCGCTCTGATGCGACTCGTGGACGAGTGCCATGGTCACGGCCCATTGAGCGAATGCCCGATTGTCGACGCGATGGAGCACGGGCCCGGGACAACCGTGGCGACGAAAGGAAAGAAGTCATGA
- a CDS encoding heavy metal translocating P-type ATPase — MKHQDPVCGMQVDESTPHRFEHDGQVEYFCSASCRQKFVANSHRHAHAGHKTEGDRSSAIVPPAGAHPHEGEAIDPICHMTVNPATALKAEKNGRTEYFCSEHCRQKFLGTPAAGHSCCGGGHQHAAPAKKPTKAWFCPMCPGVESDTPGDCPKCGMALERAQPSSGTTIWTCPMHPEVRQDHPGECPICGMALEPIAGTPGGDDDVELRSMTRRFVVSAVLSLPLFLLAMAPMVGIDTHAWLSSKQNQWLQFLLATPVVLWGGWPFFVRGSRSLISRRLNMFTLIAIGTGAAYVYSLAAILLPNAFPDSFKMHGVVELYFEAAAVITTLVLLGQVLELRARKRTGSAIRELMSLAPTTAHLLKDGTERDVPLEHVKAGDLLRVRPGEKVPVDGVVTEGRSSVDESMITGEPLPVEKSIDEKVIGGTINSTGSFVMRAESVGAETMLARIVQMVADARRSRAPIQRVADTVAGYFVPGVIAVALLTFVAWATWGPEPKFAYALVNAVAVLIIACPCALGLATPMSIMVGVGRGAREGVLIKNAEALEHLQRAKTIVVDKTGTLTEGRPKLTEVTVLGQHSEGDLLRLAASLEQSSEHPLARAIVEGAREKKLTLVDASTFASITGGGLEGTVDSRKVLIGTLVLMRERSVSGLDGAEDRARPLQEKGQTAMFVAVDGHVAGLLAVADPIKATTQEALRDLHQQGLRVVMLTGDHENTARAVAGSLGIDEFQAGVKPDDKQRYVEELKKRGAIVAMAGDGVNDAPALAAADVGIAMGTGTDVAIESAGVTLVKGDLRGITKAVRLSRSVMRNIRQNLFFAFIYNVLGVPVAAGLLYPFFGILLSPVVAAAAMSLSSVSVIANSLRLRSARLS; from the coding sequence ATGAAACACCAAGATCCAGTCTGCGGCATGCAAGTCGACGAATCGACGCCGCATCGGTTCGAGCACGACGGTCAAGTCGAGTACTTCTGCAGTGCCTCGTGCCGTCAAAAGTTCGTTGCGAATTCCCACCGCCATGCACATGCCGGTCACAAGACCGAGGGAGATCGTTCGTCCGCGATCGTGCCACCTGCCGGCGCTCATCCCCACGAAGGTGAGGCGATCGATCCGATCTGTCACATGACCGTGAATCCGGCCACGGCTCTGAAGGCCGAGAAGAACGGACGCACGGAGTATTTCTGCAGCGAGCACTGCAGGCAGAAGTTCCTCGGCACGCCTGCAGCGGGCCATTCCTGTTGTGGCGGCGGGCACCAACATGCCGCACCGGCCAAGAAGCCGACGAAGGCCTGGTTTTGTCCGATGTGCCCCGGTGTTGAGAGCGACACACCGGGTGACTGTCCCAAATGCGGCATGGCTCTGGAACGAGCTCAGCCGTCCAGCGGCACTACAATCTGGACATGTCCCATGCACCCGGAGGTGCGGCAGGATCATCCTGGAGAGTGTCCGATCTGCGGCATGGCGCTGGAGCCGATTGCGGGCACACCTGGCGGCGACGACGACGTCGAGCTGCGATCCATGACTCGGCGATTCGTCGTGTCGGCGGTCCTCAGCCTTCCTCTGTTCCTGCTGGCGATGGCGCCAATGGTTGGGATCGACACCCACGCCTGGCTGTCTTCGAAACAAAACCAGTGGCTCCAGTTTCTTCTGGCGACACCGGTCGTGTTATGGGGCGGCTGGCCCTTCTTCGTTCGGGGCTCGCGGTCGCTGATCTCACGGCGATTGAACATGTTTACGCTGATCGCCATCGGCACTGGGGCCGCGTATGTCTACAGCCTGGCGGCGATTCTGCTTCCAAACGCGTTTCCTGACTCGTTCAAGATGCACGGTGTGGTCGAACTCTACTTCGAGGCCGCCGCCGTCATTACAACGCTGGTTCTTCTCGGACAGGTGTTGGAGTTGCGCGCCCGTAAACGTACTGGAAGCGCCATTCGAGAACTGATGTCCTTGGCTCCGACGACGGCCCACCTTTTGAAAGACGGTACAGAAAGAGATGTGCCTCTTGAGCACGTTAAAGCCGGCGACCTGCTCCGGGTGCGCCCCGGTGAAAAAGTCCCCGTCGATGGAGTCGTCACCGAAGGTCGAAGCTCAGTTGATGAATCGATGATCACCGGCGAGCCACTGCCGGTTGAGAAGTCGATCGATGAAAAAGTGATCGGCGGCACAATTAACTCCACTGGCTCGTTTGTGATGCGGGCCGAGAGTGTGGGTGCTGAGACGATGCTCGCGCGTATCGTTCAGATGGTTGCAGACGCACGTCGGAGCCGAGCCCCGATCCAACGCGTTGCTGACACTGTCGCGGGCTATTTTGTGCCCGGCGTGATCGCTGTGGCGCTGCTTACATTCGTTGCGTGGGCGACGTGGGGCCCAGAACCGAAGTTTGCTTACGCCTTGGTCAATGCGGTCGCAGTCCTCATCATCGCCTGTCCGTGCGCGCTCGGGTTAGCAACTCCCATGTCGATCATGGTTGGCGTTGGACGCGGCGCTCGGGAAGGCGTGTTGATCAAAAATGCGGAAGCTCTAGAACATCTGCAACGAGCCAAAACGATCGTTGTCGATAAGACCGGCACGCTGACCGAAGGCCGCCCGAAGCTGACTGAAGTCACCGTCCTTGGTCAACATTCTGAGGGCGATCTCCTGCGGTTGGCCGCTTCCCTTGAGCAGTCCAGTGAACATCCCCTGGCTCGAGCGATTGTCGAAGGTGCTCGCGAGAAGAAGCTCACCTTAGTCGACGCCTCCACATTTGCTTCGATCACTGGCGGTGGTCTCGAAGGTACTGTTGATTCGCGGAAGGTACTGATTGGGACGCTTGTGCTCATGCGAGAGCGCTCGGTCTCGGGTCTAGACGGTGCGGAAGATCGCGCTCGTCCACTTCAAGAGAAGGGCCAGACTGCGATGTTTGTTGCAGTTGATGGACATGTCGCCGGGCTGCTTGCGGTCGCAGATCCGATCAAGGCGACGACTCAGGAAGCGCTGCGCGACTTGCATCAACAAGGGTTGCGCGTCGTGATGCTGACTGGAGACCATGAAAACACCGCACGTGCCGTCGCCGGCTCGCTTGGCATCGATGAGTTCCAAGCAGGTGTTAAACCAGACGACAAGCAGCGTTATGTCGAAGAACTGAAGAAACGCGGCGCTATCGTGGCGATGGCGGGAGATGGTGTGAACGATGCCCCAGCTCTCGCCGCGGCCGATGTCGGCATTGCGATGGGAACTGGAACCGATGTGGCAATCGAAAGTGCCGGTGTCACATTGGTCAAAGGTGACCTGCGGGGGATAACGAAGGCCGTGAGGCTCAGCCGCAGCGTGATGCGAAACATCCGACAGAATCTGTTCTTCGCCTTTATCTACAACGTGCTCGGCGTCCCGGTTGCGGCAGGACTGCTCTACCCATTTTTCGGCATTCTGCTTTCACCCGTGGTTGCCGCAGCTGCCATGAGTCTCAGTTCCGTGTCGGTGATTGCCAATTCGTTGCGACTGCGCTCTGCGCGATTGTCGTGA
- a CDS encoding TolC family protein: MLDCTLRLRRRAMICLFGGIGTLSLFAAPLTCSAAEPNAETLVESQPTVSHTLDSLIHWAERSNPRLRESAAGIQAARGKAYQAGLYPNPTLNGGGMQIGGRDSQYFSQLSQEIVTKHKLGLDQAAACQEVTQAELRFVRTRFELLTAVRKDYFSVLAAQRKVTVLRRLIQLSSDVAESGRKLQAAGEGTRGDTLLFEIELEKAEVSHENAIAELRAARRQLATDLALHDAPDLAVSGPLLQEPDGIIPFVNAAGFVPRNAEVQIAEREVNRSRFLLQRAEVQPFPNVTLSTGYIYQVMSPHNLAILQAEIPIPVWNKNQGNISAACAEVTKSQQAVARTQLDIARQMADAIGRYQQAQQQVVRYRERIIPRAQEGVKVARSGLESGQLDLLRLLQTQRALIDSSLSYLTSLQSRWSAAADIAGLIQLEDFPGTDAPIVPDEAEPADPPTAAAP, encoded by the coding sequence ATGCTGGATTGCACCCTGCGCCTGCGCCGTCGCGCGATGATCTGCTTGTTCGGCGGCATAGGCACGTTGTCGTTGTTCGCGGCACCTCTGACTTGTTCTGCTGCAGAACCGAATGCTGAGACGCTCGTAGAATCGCAGCCGACTGTCTCGCACACTCTCGACTCTCTGATCCATTGGGCTGAGCGGTCAAATCCACGGCTGCGCGAATCCGCGGCCGGCATTCAGGCAGCACGTGGAAAGGCCTATCAGGCGGGCTTGTACCCCAACCCGACGCTTAACGGCGGCGGCATGCAGATCGGCGGGCGAGACAGTCAGTATTTCAGTCAGCTTAGCCAGGAAATCGTCACCAAACATAAGCTCGGTTTGGACCAGGCCGCGGCCTGTCAGGAGGTTACTCAGGCCGAACTTCGCTTCGTGAGGACCAGGTTTGAATTACTGACCGCGGTACGGAAGGACTACTTCAGCGTCTTGGCTGCGCAGCGCAAAGTCACAGTCCTTCGGCGGCTGATTCAGCTCAGTAGCGATGTCGCGGAATCAGGGCGCAAACTCCAAGCGGCCGGCGAAGGGACGCGAGGTGACACCCTGCTGTTTGAGATTGAACTCGAAAAAGCAGAGGTCTCTCATGAAAACGCCATCGCTGAGTTACGAGCTGCCCGCCGTCAACTCGCTACCGATCTGGCTTTGCATGATGCACCTGATCTGGCTGTCTCTGGGCCACTGCTCCAGGAACCCGATGGCATAATTCCATTCGTGAACGCAGCCGGCTTTGTTCCGCGAAATGCGGAAGTGCAAATCGCCGAACGGGAGGTCAATCGATCAAGATTTCTTTTGCAGCGTGCCGAAGTTCAGCCCTTCCCGAACGTCACACTGAGCACGGGCTACATTTACCAAGTGATGTCGCCGCACAACTTGGCCATTCTTCAGGCCGAGATTCCCATCCCCGTTTGGAACAAGAACCAGGGAAATATTTCTGCGGCCTGTGCTGAAGTAACAAAATCTCAGCAAGCCGTTGCTCGAACGCAACTGGACATCGCCAGGCAGATGGCTGACGCCATTGGGAGGTACCAGCAGGCGCAACAACAAGTCGTGCGTTATCGGGAGCGGATCATCCCGCGAGCCCAAGAGGGTGTGAAAGTCGCCCGCAGCGGCTTGGAAAGTGGTCAGCTTGATCTCTTGCGATTGCTGCAAACGCAGCGGGCGTTGATTGACTCAAGCCTGTCTTACCTGACGTCGCTTCAGTCGCGATGGAGCGCCGCTGCTGACATTGCCGGGTTGATTCAGTTAGAAGATTTCCCCGGCACCGACGCCCCAATCGTTCCCGATGAAGCGGAACCGGCAGATCCTCCCACGGCCGCTGCGCCGTAA
- a CDS encoding heavy-metal-associated domain-containing protein: MRTLLMVLGGVIAATGLLPAADAPVENTTITVEGMHCAGCAKNLSTKLKAVKCVKGAEVDLATKTAKITPADKEKVSPKALWETVVKAGYKPTKLVGPSGTFTETPGA; this comes from the coding sequence ATGCGAACGTTACTCATGGTCCTTGGGGGTGTGATTGCAGCAACGGGACTGCTCCCAGCCGCGGATGCCCCTGTCGAAAACACCACGATCACCGTCGAAGGCATGCACTGCGCGGGTTGTGCCAAAAACCTGTCTACGAAATTGAAGGCAGTGAAGTGTGTGAAAGGAGCGGAAGTCGACCTCGCCACTAAGACGGCCAAGATCACTCCCGCTGACAAAGAAAAGGTCTCTCCCAAAGCCTTGTGGGAGACGGTCGTGAAGGCCGGCTACAAGCCGACCAAACTTGTCGGCCCGTCCGGCACGTTCACGGAGACACCTGGAGCGTGA
- a CDS encoding efflux RND transporter periplasmic adaptor subunit, producing the protein MNRTFALVLGVLSFFVVAPAGAHEGHAPLLTRGASIDPATGVLRLSREARSILDVMTEEVTERKVEGHWFAYAAIESPWTGSAFVSPLLAGRIVKLHVQPGENVKSGQLLAELDSQELQQLRQELLTAKNAADLASDTAKRLDSAANAGAVAGQQLLEAQNQAAQAANALSVARRKWLALGLEESRLDGVLSGVDQQPVYMPIMAPIEGVANHADLSVGKIVAPQEHIFEIADLRTLWLRIRILEKDFDRIQIGQVLSFTLSAHPGKSWLATVDKLGAALDPETHLADAWATVTNPMPDDIRLMPGMRGQVQISQTNTVSRVAVPTAAVFRDGAERFVLVEQTSTKESSEYKKQSIVTGQQSGGFIELRGGKLYPGDRVVTQGGHELAVFFTKGSLRLNEETAKDIGLSLASVSGRLIEDVFDADGAVDVPTDRRFIASSPLNGVIERIRIDRSHAVRKGDVIAEVKSLEFHNLQLELLGATLDQQLQSTVLEKLKLSGDSIARRRFLDVEAAERDAAFRIEGTRRRLAALGVTEEELRKIQTDSQLMPTLPLRALIDGTVVTFTKVLGQVVRPEEPLFEIHDLSKSFVEAFVAERDSGRVQVGQPVRIRLVSDPEAVLTGRVIRLGHTVGTASRTLSAWIEVEGDGMQQRPHNSLARVTFKAGESPARTTVPLSALLQEGNRRFVFVKGGDGTFARRPISVGRKDDRFAEITHGLAGGETVAVRGVFQLQTGYAAIR; encoded by the coding sequence GTGAATCGGACATTCGCGCTGGTTCTCGGAGTTCTCTCCTTTTTTGTTGTTGCCCCTGCGGGCGCTCACGAAGGACATGCACCGCTTCTCACGCGCGGCGCCTCGATCGATCCTGCTACGGGCGTGCTGCGGTTGAGCCGCGAAGCGCGTTCGATCCTCGACGTGATGACTGAGGAAGTCACCGAACGGAAAGTCGAAGGCCATTGGTTTGCTTACGCAGCGATCGAATCACCATGGACCGGAAGTGCCTTCGTAAGCCCGTTACTGGCTGGACGGATCGTGAAGCTGCATGTGCAGCCGGGCGAGAATGTGAAAAGCGGGCAGCTCCTGGCCGAACTCGACAGCCAGGAACTCCAGCAGCTGCGCCAAGAGCTGCTGACTGCAAAAAATGCTGCCGACTTGGCGAGCGACACGGCAAAACGTCTTGATTCTGCTGCCAACGCCGGCGCGGTCGCCGGCCAGCAATTGCTCGAAGCCCAGAATCAGGCAGCCCAGGCCGCGAACGCTTTGTCAGTCGCCCGACGCAAATGGCTTGCGCTCGGCTTGGAAGAATCTCGACTGGACGGCGTTCTTAGCGGCGTTGATCAGCAGCCGGTTTACATGCCGATCATGGCACCCATCGAAGGTGTGGCCAATCATGCCGATCTCTCCGTTGGCAAAATCGTCGCCCCTCAGGAGCACATCTTTGAGATCGCCGACCTTCGAACACTGTGGCTGCGAATTCGAATCCTCGAAAAGGACTTTGACCGAATACAAATCGGGCAAGTGCTCTCCTTCACGCTCTCAGCGCATCCGGGCAAGAGCTGGTTAGCGACAGTGGACAAACTCGGTGCTGCTCTCGATCCGGAAACACATCTGGCCGACGCTTGGGCGACAGTCACAAATCCGATGCCAGACGACATCCGGCTCATGCCGGGCATGCGAGGTCAGGTTCAGATTAGTCAAACAAACACCGTCAGCCGCGTTGCCGTACCCACTGCCGCCGTCTTTCGCGATGGAGCTGAGCGGTTCGTTCTCGTCGAGCAGACCTCCACCAAGGAGAGCTCGGAGTACAAGAAGCAGAGCATCGTCACAGGACAACAGAGCGGGGGATTTATTGAACTCCGCGGCGGCAAACTCTACCCCGGCGATCGCGTCGTCACTCAGGGCGGCCACGAACTGGCTGTCTTCTTCACCAAGGGATCGTTGCGCCTGAACGAGGAGACTGCAAAGGATATCGGGCTTTCCCTGGCCAGTGTCTCCGGACGACTCATCGAAGATGTGTTTGACGCCGACGGCGCAGTTGATGTCCCGACGGACCGGCGATTCATTGCTTCATCCCCGCTCAATGGAGTCATCGAACGCATTCGGATCGACCGGTCACACGCCGTCCGGAAAGGCGATGTCATCGCAGAAGTGAAGTCCTTGGAGTTTCACAATCTGCAACTTGAACTTCTGGGAGCGACACTGGATCAACAACTGCAGTCGACTGTTCTCGAAAAACTGAAGCTTTCTGGCGACAGCATCGCGAGACGGCGTTTCCTTGATGTTGAAGCCGCAGAGCGTGATGCAGCGTTTCGGATTGAAGGAACCAGGCGCCGTTTGGCTGCGCTTGGAGTGACAGAAGAGGAGCTGAGAAAGATCCAGACTGACAGCCAACTTATGCCGACGCTTCCACTGCGTGCGCTGATTGACGGTACCGTTGTCACCTTCACCAAAGTGCTCGGTCAGGTGGTGCGGCCGGAAGAACCACTCTTTGAGATCCATGATTTGTCAAAGAGCTTCGTGGAGGCGTTCGTCGCCGAGCGGGATTCAGGACGCGTGCAAGTCGGCCAGCCAGTCCGCATTCGCCTGGTTTCTGATCCGGAGGCGGTGCTTACCGGGCGGGTGATCCGGCTCGGCCACACCGTCGGCACGGCGAGCCGCACTCTCTCGGCGTGGATTGAAGTTGAAGGCGACGGCATGCAGCAGCGTCCACACAATTCCCTTGCTCGTGTGACGTTTAAGGCCGGAGAGTCCCCAGCCAGGACGACAGTTCCGTTGAGCGCCCTGCTTCAAGAGGGGAATCGACGCTTCGTCTTCGTTAAAGGTGGAGACGGGACGTTTGCTCGCCGGCCGATTTCAGTCGGCCGCAAAGATGACCGCTTCGCAGAGATTACCCATGGATTGGCTGGGGGAGAGACGGTCGCCGTACGCGGCGTCTTCCAGCTTCAGACGGGATACGCAGCGATTCGCTGA